One Arvicanthis niloticus isolate mArvNil1 chromosome 13, mArvNil1.pat.X, whole genome shotgun sequence genomic window carries:
- the LOC143434043 gene encoding uncharacterized protein LOC143434043: MARRDVWALRAGPGPTDAAAGRWTNAAGCRPGACAPESWELTLGPRECWTNLVPKWVAAPWVPIGQPLGTEAASHLVEGNPSTTSRNDPGWVDLVLRLLGNQAEPTPKLNYPEHQSSYPKHDAWTR, encoded by the exons ATGGCCCGGCGGGACGTCTGGGCTCTGAGGGCGGGTCCTGGGCCTACGGACGCCGCTGCGGGCCGCTGGACAAACGCCGCGGGCTGCCGACCGGGCGCCTGCGCACCTGAGAGCTGGGAACTGACCTTGGGTCCTCGGGAGTGTTGGACTAACCTTGTCCCCAAATGGGTGGCAGCGCCCTGGGTCCCCATCGGGCAGCCACTCGGAACAGAGGCTGCAAGCCACCTGGTGGAAGGCAATCCGTCGACCACGAGCAGGAATGACCCAGGCTGGGTGGATTTGGTCCTAAGGCTCTTAGGAAATCAGGCAGAGCCTACACCGAAGTT GAATTACCCCGAGCACCAGAGTTCTTACCCAAAGCATGACGCATGGACAAGATAA